In Aquipuribacter nitratireducens, the following proteins share a genomic window:
- the rimP gene encoding ribosome maturation factor RimP: protein MPPSSPSSHRERLAPLLAPVVSGAGLELEDVAVQTVGRRRLVRVVVDLPADEVGAVDLDRVAEVSRAVGTVLDEADAVGPGPWSLEVTTPGVDRPLTERRHWLRARSRLVRVEQDGADPVTGRLVAVDDDGVHVEVDGVATVLSWSRVRRGLVQVEFRRTGTEEA from the coding sequence GTGCCCCCCTCGTCCCCGTCCTCCCACCGGGAGCGGCTCGCGCCCCTCCTGGCGCCCGTCGTCTCCGGCGCCGGCCTCGAGCTGGAGGACGTCGCCGTGCAGACGGTCGGCCGCCGCCGGCTCGTGCGGGTCGTCGTCGACCTCCCCGCCGACGAGGTGGGGGCGGTCGACCTCGACCGTGTCGCCGAGGTGTCGCGCGCCGTCGGGACCGTGCTCGACGAGGCCGACGCGGTCGGTCCCGGGCCGTGGTCGCTCGAGGTGACGACGCCTGGCGTCGACCGGCCCCTGACCGAACGCCGGCACTGGCTGCGGGCCCGGTCCCGGCTCGTGCGGGTCGAGCAGGACGGCGCCGACCCGGTGACCGGCCGGCTCGTCGCGGTCGACGACGACGGGGTGCACGTGGAGGTGGACGGCGTCGCGACGGTTCTGTCGTGGTCGCGGGTGCGCCGCGGGCTCGTCCAGGTCGAGTTCCGGCGCACCGGGACGGAGGAGGCCTGA
- the nusA gene encoding transcription termination factor NusA — protein MDVDMQALRLIEQEREIPLPVLIATIEQALLLAYQRTEGAETHARIDLDRRTGRVTVLAQEVDDAGEVVREWDDTPAGFGRVAASTARQVILQRIRDAEDERVLGEFRGREGDIVSGEVQQGRDPRYIRVRLGDVEGVMPPAEQVPGEDLRHGNRVRCYVVGVAKGLKGPQITLSRSHPNLVRRLFALEVPELEDGTVEIAAVAREAGHRSKVAVRAGRPGFNAKGAFIGPMGQRVRAVMSELRGEKIDIVDYDEDPARFVAAALSPAKVLSVEVVDAAAKQTRVVVPDYQLSLAIGKEGQNARLAARLTGWRIDIRSDEAAPAS, from the coding sequence ATGGACGTCGACATGCAGGCGCTGCGCCTCATCGAGCAGGAGCGCGAGATCCCCCTGCCGGTGCTCATCGCGACGATCGAGCAGGCGCTCCTCCTCGCCTACCAGCGCACCGAGGGCGCCGAGACCCACGCCCGCATCGACCTCGACCGCCGCACCGGGCGCGTCACCGTGCTCGCGCAGGAGGTCGACGACGCGGGCGAGGTGGTCCGCGAGTGGGACGACACGCCGGCAGGCTTCGGCCGCGTCGCGGCCTCGACGGCCCGGCAGGTCATCCTCCAGCGCATCCGCGACGCGGAGGACGAGCGCGTCCTCGGCGAGTTCCGCGGGCGGGAGGGCGACATCGTCTCCGGCGAGGTCCAGCAGGGCCGGGACCCCCGCTACATCCGCGTCCGGCTCGGCGACGTCGAGGGCGTCATGCCGCCGGCGGAGCAGGTGCCGGGGGAGGACCTGCGCCACGGTAACCGGGTCCGCTGCTACGTCGTCGGCGTCGCGAAGGGGCTCAAGGGCCCCCAGATCACGCTCTCGCGCAGCCACCCGAACCTCGTGCGGCGCCTGTTCGCCCTCGAGGTGCCGGAGCTGGAGGACGGGACCGTCGAGATCGCCGCCGTCGCACGCGAGGCGGGGCACCGCAGCAAGGTCGCCGTCCGGGCCGGCCGTCCCGGGTTCAACGCCAAGGGCGCCTTCATCGGCCCGATGGGCCAACGGGTCCGGGCGGTCATGAGCGAGCTGCGCGGGGAGAAGATCGACATCGTCGACTACGACGAGGACCCCGCCCGGTTCGTCGCCGCGGCCCTGTCGCCCGCCAAGGTCCTGTCCGTCGAGGTCGTCGACGCCGCCGCGAAGCAGACCCGCGTCGTGGTCCCCGACTACCAGCTGTCCCTCGCCATCGGCAAGGAGGGCCAGAACGCCCGCCTCGCGGCGCGGCTGACGGGCTGGCGGATCGACATCCGCTCCGACGAGGCCGCACCCGCGTCGTGA